Proteins encoded by one window of Nomascus leucogenys isolate Asia chromosome 19, Asia_NLE_v1, whole genome shotgun sequence:
- the TRIM16 gene encoding tripartite motif-containing protein 16 isoform X2, which yields MAELDLMAPRPLPRATAQPPAPLSPDSGSPSPDSGSASPVEEEDVGSSEKLGGVTEEQDSDSAEQGNPAGEGKEVLCDFCLDDTRRVKAVKSCLTCMVNYCEEHLQPHQVNIKLQSHLLTEPVKDHNWRYCPAHHSPLSAFCCPDQQCICQDCCQEHSGHTIVSLDAARRDKEAELQCTQLDLERKLKLNENAISRLQANQKSVLEYCKFKNTEDITFPSVYIGLKDKLSGIRKVITDSTVHLIQLLENYKEKLQKFAKEEEYDIRTQVSAVVQRKYWTSKPEPSTREQFLQYAHDITFDPDTAHRYLRLQEENRKVTNTTPWEHPYPDLPSRFLHWRQVLSQQSLYLHRYYFEVEIFGSGTYVGLTCKGIDRKGEERNSCISGNNFSWSLQWNGKEFTAWHSDMETLLKAGPFRRLGVYVDFPGGILSFYGVEYDAMTLVHKFACKFSEPVYAAFWLSKKENAIRIVDLGEEPEKPAPSLVETAP from the exons ATGGCTGAGTTGGATCTGATGGCCCCAAGGCCACTGCCCAGGGCCACtgctcagcccccagcccctctcaGCCCAGACTCTGGGTCACCCAGCCCAGATTCTGGGTCGGCCAGCCCAGTGGAAGAAGAGGATGTGGGCTCCTCCGAGAAGCTTGGAGGGGTGACAGAGGAACAGGACAGCGACTCTGCAGAGCAGGGGAATCCTGCTGGTGAGGGGAAAGAGGTCTTATGTGACTTCTGCCTTGATGACACCAGAAGAGTGAAGGCGGTGAAGTCCTGTCTAACCTGCATGGTGAATTACTGTGAAGAGCACTTGCAGCCGCATCAGGTGAACATCAAACTGCAAAGCCACCTGCTGACCGAGCCAGTGAAGGACCACAACTGGCGATACTGCCCTGCCCACCACAGCCCACTGTCTGCTTTCTGCTGCCCTGATCAGCAGTGCATCTGCCAGGACTGTTGCCAGGAGCACAGTGGCCACACCATAGTCTCCCTGGATGCAGCCCGCAGGGACAAGGAG GCTGAACTCCAGTGCACCCAGTTAGACTTGGAGCGGAAACTCAAGTTGAATGAAAATGCCATCTCCAGGCTCCAAGCCAACCAAAAGTCTGTTCTg GAGTACTGCAAGTTTAAGAATACTGAAGACATCACCTTCCCTAGTGTTTACATAGGGCTGAAGGATAAACTCTCGGGCATCCGCAAAGTTATCACGGACTCCACTGTACACTTAATCCAGTTGCTGGAGAACTATAAGGAAAAGCTCCAGAAGTTTGCCAAGGAAG AGGAGTATGACATCAGAACTCAAGTGTCTGCCGTTGTTCAGCGCAAATATTGGACTTCCAAACCTGAGCCCAGCACCAGGGAACAGTTCCTCCAAT ATGCGCATGACATCACGTTTGACCCAGACACGGCACACAGGTATCTCCGGCTGCAGGAGGAGAACCGCAAGGTCACCAACACCACGCCCTGGGAGCACCCCTACCCAGACCTCCCCAGCAGGTTCCTGCACTGGCGGCAGGTGCTGTCCCAGCAGAGTCTGTATCTGCACAGGTACTATTTTGAGGTGGAGATCTTCGGGTCAGGCACCTACGTTGGCCTGACCTGCAAAGGCATCGACCGGAAAGGGGAGGAGCGCAACAGTTGCATTTCCGGAAACAACTTCTCCTGGAGCCTCCAATGGAACGGGAAGGAGTTCACGGCCTGGCACAGTGACATGGAGACACTGCTCAAAGCCGGCCCTTTCCGGAGGCTCGGGGTCTATGTCGACTTCCCGGGAGGGATCCTTTCCTTCTACGGCGTAGAGTATGATGCCATGACTCTGGTTCACAAGTTTGCCTGCAAGTTTTCAGAGCCAGTCTATGCTGCCTTCTGGCTTTCCAAGAAGGAAAACGCCATCCGGATTGTAGATCTGGGAGAGGAACCTGAGAAGCCAGCACCGTCCTTGGTGGAGACTGCTCCCTAG
- the TRIM16 gene encoding tripartite motif-containing protein 16 isoform X1, with product MAELDLMAPRPLPRATAQPPAPLSPDSGSPSPDSGSASPVEEEDVGSSEKLGGVTEEQDSDSAEQGNPAGEGKEVLCDFCLDDTRRVKAVKSCLTCMVNYCEEHLQPHQVNIKLQSHLLTEPVKDHNWRYCPAHHSPLSAFCCPDQQCICQDCCQEHSGHTIVSLDAARRDKEAELQCTQLDLERKLKLNENAISRLQANQKSVLVSVSEVKAVAEMQFGELLAAVRKAQANVMLFLEEKEQAALSQANGIKAHLEYRNAEMEKSKQELERMVAISNTVQFLEEYCKFKNTEDITFPSVYIGLKDKLSGIRKVITDSTVHLIQLLENYKEKLQKFAKEEEYDIRTQVSAVVQRKYWTSKPEPSTREQFLQYAHDITFDPDTAHRYLRLQEENRKVTNTTPWEHPYPDLPSRFLHWRQVLSQQSLYLHRYYFEVEIFGSGTYVGLTCKGIDRKGEERNSCISGNNFSWSLQWNGKEFTAWHSDMETLLKAGPFRRLGVYVDFPGGILSFYGVEYDAMTLVHKFACKFSEPVYAAFWLSKKENAIRIVDLGEEPEKPAPSLVETAP from the exons ATGGCTGAGTTGGATCTGATGGCCCCAAGGCCACTGCCCAGGGCCACtgctcagcccccagcccctctcaGCCCAGACTCTGGGTCACCCAGCCCAGATTCTGGGTCGGCCAGCCCAGTGGAAGAAGAGGATGTGGGCTCCTCCGAGAAGCTTGGAGGGGTGACAGAGGAACAGGACAGCGACTCTGCAGAGCAGGGGAATCCTGCTGGTGAGGGGAAAGAGGTCTTATGTGACTTCTGCCTTGATGACACCAGAAGAGTGAAGGCGGTGAAGTCCTGTCTAACCTGCATGGTGAATTACTGTGAAGAGCACTTGCAGCCGCATCAGGTGAACATCAAACTGCAAAGCCACCTGCTGACCGAGCCAGTGAAGGACCACAACTGGCGATACTGCCCTGCCCACCACAGCCCACTGTCTGCTTTCTGCTGCCCTGATCAGCAGTGCATCTGCCAGGACTGTTGCCAGGAGCACAGTGGCCACACCATAGTCTCCCTGGATGCAGCCCGCAGGGACAAGGAG GCTGAACTCCAGTGCACCCAGTTAGACTTGGAGCGGAAACTCAAGTTGAATGAAAATGCCATCTCCAGGCTCCAAGCCAACCAAAAGTCTGTTCTg gtgtCGGTGTCAGAGGTCAAAGCAGTGGCTGAAATGCAGTTTGGGGAACTCCTTGCTGCTGTAAGGAAGGCCCAGGCCAATGTGATGCTCTTCTTAGAGGAGAAGGAGCAAGCTGCGCTGAGCCAGGCCAACGGTATCAAGGCCCACCTGGAGTACAGGAATGCCGAGATGGAGAAAAGCAAGCAGGAGCTGGAGAGGATGGTGGCCATCAGCAACACTGTACAGTTCCTGGAG GAGTACTGCAAGTTTAAGAATACTGAAGACATCACCTTCCCTAGTGTTTACATAGGGCTGAAGGATAAACTCTCGGGCATCCGCAAAGTTATCACGGACTCCACTGTACACTTAATCCAGTTGCTGGAGAACTATAAGGAAAAGCTCCAGAAGTTTGCCAAGGAAG AGGAGTATGACATCAGAACTCAAGTGTCTGCCGTTGTTCAGCGCAAATATTGGACTTCCAAACCTGAGCCCAGCACCAGGGAACAGTTCCTCCAAT ATGCGCATGACATCACGTTTGACCCAGACACGGCACACAGGTATCTCCGGCTGCAGGAGGAGAACCGCAAGGTCACCAACACCACGCCCTGGGAGCACCCCTACCCAGACCTCCCCAGCAGGTTCCTGCACTGGCGGCAGGTGCTGTCCCAGCAGAGTCTGTATCTGCACAGGTACTATTTTGAGGTGGAGATCTTCGGGTCAGGCACCTACGTTGGCCTGACCTGCAAAGGCATCGACCGGAAAGGGGAGGAGCGCAACAGTTGCATTTCCGGAAACAACTTCTCCTGGAGCCTCCAATGGAACGGGAAGGAGTTCACGGCCTGGCACAGTGACATGGAGACACTGCTCAAAGCCGGCCCTTTCCGGAGGCTCGGGGTCTATGTCGACTTCCCGGGAGGGATCCTTTCCTTCTACGGCGTAGAGTATGATGCCATGACTCTGGTTCACAAGTTTGCCTGCAAGTTTTCAGAGCCAGTCTATGCTGCCTTCTGGCTTTCCAAGAAGGAAAACGCCATCCGGATTGTAGATCTGGGAGAGGAACCTGAGAAGCCAGCACCGTCCTTGGTGGAGACTGCTCCCTAG